The Corvus moneduloides isolate bCorMon1 chromosome 1, bCorMon1.pri, whole genome shotgun sequence nucleotide sequence ATCTTCTTGATGTAAGAAGGCTGGGTGAGAACACACTGTGGGTTTTAAACCCAAAATGTATTTcaaggagaggggagaaagcTTTTGAGtatatccattaaaaaaaaaaaaaaagatatttttaacagCGTAAGCTTTGATACTTTCATATCAATATTTTGCCTGtgcttttggaaaatatttttacagtgttaCTGAAGATGCACAAAACTGCAATTTGTTCTCCAAAAGGTTTAGAAGCTGCTATGAAGGAAGGcaagaaggaaagggaatttatcccagtctcctcttctctgaGATAATCACTCCGGAAAGTGATGATTTTTCTACACTATCCCATTGActcttctgggttttgtttctgaaatgccCAGAAAGTTTTTCTGTGCAAAACCCACTACCAGAGATCCTGCCGTCCATTTTGGAGGAAGTatgttgttttcaaaataatttgctaCTCGCTGTGTCTGTTCTGGCACGACCGAGAGTAGCTCCATGATGGCAAATAAGAAATACTTGTAATAAATCAAATTTGTTCtggaaagtttattttttgaAGTTGATTTGTCCAAGAAGGTTATAGAGAGAACTTTGTGTCTTTACAGATGGAGTTCTCCAGACTATGTGTTTTCAATAAGTATTACAAATACCCTGTTGTTTTAAAGTAGACAAACTTATTTCTATGAACTTCTTTTGCAACCTTCATGGGCCCTGTTTCTTACATCCCAAATAATGTTTAAAACCTTTAAATCTCAAACCCATAAACCAATATTTACAAGTGTTTATTCGGAGATCGATATTTTTATGCATAATTCTAGCACTGAAGGCAGCACGCTGAGGAGGGATAACCCAACTTCATTTATAAGCTTATAATACTTAGTGCCTCAAATTATGTGCCTTTTacattcagaaatgaaaataaaagttgaaaaaataccctaaaacactgaaaattaggGAAGGAAATAGAGGAAATGAGGAAGATTTTAAATAAGCTATAATTAATTTTGGAAGCATTTTCTTACTTTGTCAGGATTGAAAAGAGGCCGTACTTATTTGGAATTATAtattttacagagaaagaaaacattaaacaaatataaaatacattgtCACCAGGAGGTGATGGTGGTGGGCTAGCCAGCCCTTCTAAGGACAACTCCTGTCTGATGGCAACTAAGAGTTCACCGAAAAATGAACAGCACATttctaaacctgccctctcaTGGCTCCCAGTTCAGCTTAGTGGCTGCAATTAGCAATTAAACAGGAGAAACAAATGCCTGTATTTTGTTGCAAGAGGGTTAGTTTCATTTCTGACCTGGAAATGACAGCGCAGACACACAAGGAGCAAAAAGTCATGTTAACACCAGGAGGAAAACACACCGCGTTAGCTGGGATGCTCAAACCATGCTGCATTAATATGcacaaaagaattaaaagaattaaaagccTTTAAGAAAGGGGatgtttggttgggttttttttaaagccatgtAGTGTCATTGCTTATTCAACAACAGCCCGCTTCTCCTGCAAAGCAGTACGCTGGGTttgaaaaaaacacccaacccCACACGGCTGTAGAGAGAGCACATGTTACATCAGACACAGTACCTGATTTTTCACTGCACAGCTTGTCAGCTAGATAGTCTGCCTCTTGGGCGATAAGTGAGAATATTTCATCTTCATACTCCTCTACGATACTTTCCCACTGTaaggatgaaaaaaaaggaggatacTCgtactgtgctgcttttttttttttttttttttttttttttttttttttttttgccagctaGAAACAAGCAGGGCGGCTGCGAGGAGCTCTCGGCtcgctctgctctgctctccctgccctgcacagcgTGGGGATGAATGGGGACTGCCTGAGAATTCATGCTACCAAATATTACTTAAACTTCATGCCCAGCCTCACTGTTGTTTCAAAACCACATTCAtgaactgggggggggggggggggggggaggaaaaccCCTCCAAAAGGCATTTCACTTGGTTAGAgacacccccacccccccgccccTTTGAACATGGACTCATGGAGGAGGCACTcgaaatttaaataaaatgagcCCATTTTGTAGTCTGATATTAGTGGTGACGATGTGCCATAAATACAGCTCCCTGGCCTTGCAGATGCAGCTCTGATTTCAGTGCAGATAGAGCAGCCgacagcagagagctgctgagctcCCCTCACCCCAGCATCTAGGGAGCTGCTGGCAATTCACCTCGGTGCCCCAAAATGCATCTCCACCCCCCTGGGATGGGTGGGTGAGTGCAGGTCCAAGGGGGTGCACCACCCAGCCTGGTGTTCGGCACCTTGTAGGAAGTCAGGGTGCATATTAAGAGGGAATTCATGTCCCCAAAATACAGCCTTCAACCCATAAACAAGGGGAAGCCCTTTAACATGGGCAGAGAAAAACcacagtgaaagaaaatctgCCTGCTGGAAGtcgtacacacacacacacacactcaagaAAAGGCCGTTTGCTGTGCTTGactgaaaaaaccaaagcaataCCTGCCAGGACACGCAATAACCGTGAGCTGGCGGTgacacaggcagagctgtgcctgtgctcctcGCTGGCTCACTCGCCTGCTTCTTTCAGCTGCTCAGAAGGCCACGGCCAGCACAACCCCCTGGCTTTTCAgggtctttttgtttgtttttgttcacTTTCCAcaacagttaaaaagaaaaaaaaaaagccccaaaagcattaaagaaaaatacataaaatataacTTTGAAGAAGGCACTGGCACGAAGCCAGGCAGAGCACCTTGGTGTTTTTAGCAGAATTAGCTGAGAAAAACCCATCTCTACACCACAAggcctaaggaaaaaaaaaaagatgacaagcctcccctcctcccctaATCTGTctataaatatttgaaactcCAGTTAGCAATCTGGATTTTAGCCACTCGTACAATTCCCTTATTTCCTGCTCATAAatcagcagagattttttttttcctgggaaatgctaatttatatttaatcacttagaaaaaaaatccacaagtaAAATGTAGTTTGGAACTGTTGAAGTTTAGGAAATTTGTAACGTATAAAGCATCTGGTCTAATCCGTGGGTTACTTCTGCAAGTGATGTGCCTTTTGTAAATGCTTTATTCATATTTATGAAGCCCTAAATAGATCcaaatacatttctaaataaCGTTATAAAGCATCTGACAAAACGCAGTGTTATCACAAAATACTCAGCCAGTTTCTGTGAGGAACCAGTACAGAGTATCTTAAAATATGGCAAGAATATTAAAACAAGGCACGATCTGCATTATTTTCTTAGTGATGAGAAAGAgtggcacagctgtggctggaaaataaaaggttaCTCATTTGTTATGTTGGCCTACCCCAATTTCAAAGGTTTGTAAGCATCAGattaaacactgattttttttttttcagagtctGCATAGATTTTTCTCCCCTCGCCTAGGAGTAAATCTATCCCATCTCCTTTTCTGTCCCAACAACTCGGTTAAGTTGCTCTCTGACTTTGCTAAAGAAACCTCATGGAGGAAAAaacggattttttttttttttttttttttgcttattacGTCACCAAAACCCCACACTTCATACAGATAATGCCTAGTTAGATGGCAGGAAGAGCAAAAAGAACATCCCTCTCGCTATGTACAACCGTCGACACATTACATTACACACGTAATTAAAAACGTCAGCTCCAGATAAGGTGGCCCTGGAGAACCTGCGTGGGTCCTTCAGCTCGCACCGCCGCGCCCCCGCGCCCCTCGCCCTCCTCCAAAGCCAGCTTCCCACTTGGAAACCTCCCGGCAGCCCGAAGGCACCGCTGCGAAGGGAGACGGCGGCGGCGGACGTCCGGGCCATGAAAGCCCTTGGCGCTCCAGCCACTTGTTTCTCTGGTTGAAGCGGAGTTTGCCAAAGTCCTGGGCTCTCAGTTGTTGCTCTGTCTTTTAGCCGCTGCTCGCCAGCTCAGATGCAGCTGTTTAATACCTCCCAGGGGTTTTGTGCAGAAAATAATAGCTTACAAAACCTAGCTTCTCCCAGGTTCTACTATTTCAGCTTTATTTCCGAACAGCTGGTCCGTGTCTTTGtccatccccttccctcccgGCCGCGGCGAGAATTCGGCAGGAAACC carries:
- the CNPY1 gene encoding LOW QUALITY PROTEIN: protein canopy homolog 1 (The sequence of the model RefSeq protein was modified relative to this genomic sequence to represent the inferred CDS: deleted 4 bases in 3 codons; substituted 2 bases at 2 genomic stop codons) — encoded protein: MKTSYFDQQRVERKRRRRKKKEVFXRGRDAARVFAVHLAPVHAPFRKTQQGRSILHLDLSRRGAKFVGVFCPRFQGRGLLFDPHHQRWWLSGPKSESNLTELLGQKRRWDRFTPRRGEKIYADSEKKKISVXSDAYKPLKLGLYFGDMNSLLICTLTSYKWESIVEEYEDEIFSLIAQEADYLADKLCSEKSGTVSDVTCALSTAVWGQK